The region CGACCCCTCCAACCTGTGGCTGACCATCCACGAGTCGATCGGGCACGCGACCGAGCTCGACCGGGCGCTCGGCTACGAGGCGGCCTACGCCGGCACCTCGTTCGCCACGTTCGACCAGCTCGGCAGCCTGCACTATGGCTCGCCCGTGATGAACGTGACGGGCGACCGCACGGTCGAGCACGGCCTCGCCACGGTCGGCTGGGACGACGAGGGCGTCGCGGGCCAGTCGTTCGACATCGTCCGGGAGGGCACGCTGGTGGGCTACCAGCTCGACCGCCGGATGGCGCTGCTGAAGGGCCTCGGCAGGTCGAACGGCTGCGCCTTCGCCGACTCCCCCGGGCACGTGCCGATCCAGCGGATGGCGAACGTGTCGCTCCAGCCGGCCCCCGACGGCCCGTCCACCGAGGAGCTGATCTCCCGGGTGGAGCGCGGCGTCTACATCCTGGGCGACAAGAGCTGGTCGATCGACATGCAACGGTACAACTTCCAGTTTACTGGACAAAGGTTCTACCGCATCGAGAACGGTCGGCTGGCCGGGCAGCTCCGCGACGTGGCCTACCAGGCGACCACCACGGACTTCTGGCGTTCCATGGAGGCCGTGGGCGGCCCCGGGACGTACGTGCTCGGCGGCGCCTTCAACTGCGGCAAGGGCCAGCCGGGCCAGGTCGCGCCGGTCAGCCACGGCGCCCCGGCGGCGCTGTTCCGCGGCGTACGGATCCTCAACACCGTCCAGGAGGGTGGAAAGTGAGCGACCATTCAAGCGACGGGGTGAGCGGCGGGGTGGCCACGCCGCAGGAGACGGTGGAGCGGGCGCTCGCGCTGAGCGAGGCCGACGGCTGCGTCGTCATCGTGGACGAGGGCTCGACCGCCAACCTCCGATTCGCCGGCAACACGCTGACGACCAACGGCGTCGCCCGGTCCTCGCGGCTCACCGTGATCTCCGTGGTCGGCGCGGGGGTCGGGGTGGTGTCGCGCTCCGCCGTACGGGACGGGCAGCTCGCCGACGTGGTGGCGGCGGCCGACCGCGCCGCCCGCGAGGCCCGCCCGTCGGAGGACGCGCGGCCCCTCGTGGGCATGGACGGAGTGGGCACGGACGCGGTGGGCACGGAGGCGGCGGGCTGGGACCGGCCGGTGGAGCCGACGTCCATCGACGTCTTCGGCGAGTTCGCCCCCGCGCTCGGGGAGGCGTTCGCCGCCGCCGACACCTCGGGACGCAGGCTGTACGGCTTCGCCGAGCACATCGTGACCTCCACCTTCGTCGGCTCGTCCACCGGCCTGCGGCTCCGCCACGACCAGCCGACCGGCCGGCTTGAGTTGAACGCCAAGTCGGCGGACCTGGCGCGCTCGGCCTGGACGGGCGTCGCGACCCGCGACTTCGCCGACGTGGACGTGGCCGCGCTCGACGCCACGCTCACCCGGCGGCTCGACTGGGCCAAGCGGCGGATCGACCTGGAGCCGGGTCGTTACGAGACGATCCTGCCGCCGACGGCGGTCTCCGACCTGATGATCTACCTGTACTGGTCGTCCGGCGCGCGCGACGCCGCCGACGGGCGGACGGTGTTCTCCCGGCCGGGCGGCGGCACGCGGGTCGGCGAGCGGCTGTCGCCGCACCCGATCTCGCTGTACAGCGACCCGGCCCACGCCGGGATCGCGTGCACACCGTTCGTCGTCGCGCACTCCTCCGGACGCGAGCAGTCGGTCTTCGACAACGGCCTGCCCCTCGGCCGCACCGAGTGGATCAGCGACGGCACGCTGGCCAACCTGGTGCAGACCCGGCACTC is a window of Microbispora sp. NBC_01189 DNA encoding:
- a CDS encoding TldD/PmbA family protein gives rise to the protein MRQIDPDFLALPLRRLADAALQRARDLGAEHASFRLERVRAETLRLFDARLEGSSDADDLGFAVRVIKDGTWGFASGIELTPEAAARAAEEAVRVAAVSAPINREPVGLAPEPVYDDVTWVSAYDVDPFDVPLADKAALLAEWSSGPLGRADHVSASLMQVKEQKFYADSAGTVTTQQRVRLHPVVTAMKTDGDRFDDMRTLAPPVGRGYEYLTGAGWDFPAELAELPDLLDEKLKAPSVEAGRYDLVVDPSNLWLTIHESIGHATELDRALGYEAAYAGTSFATFDQLGSLHYGSPVMNVTGDRTVEHGLATVGWDDEGVAGQSFDIVREGTLVGYQLDRRMALLKGLGRSNGCAFADSPGHVPIQRMANVSLQPAPDGPSTEELISRVERGVYILGDKSWSIDMQRYNFQFTGQRFYRIENGRLAGQLRDVAYQATTTDFWRSMEAVGGPGTYVLGGAFNCGKGQPGQVAPVSHGAPAALFRGVRILNTVQEGGK
- a CDS encoding metallopeptidase TldD-related protein, whose protein sequence is MSDHSSDGVSGGVATPQETVERALALSEADGCVVIVDEGSTANLRFAGNTLTTNGVARSSRLTVISVVGAGVGVVSRSAVRDGQLADVVAAADRAAREARPSEDARPLVGMDGVGTDAVGTEAAGWDRPVEPTSIDVFGEFAPALGEAFAAADTSGRRLYGFAEHIVTSTFVGSSTGLRLRHDQPTGRLELNAKSADLARSAWTGVATRDFADVDVAALDATLTRRLDWAKRRIDLEPGRYETILPPTAVSDLMIYLYWSSGARDAADGRTVFSRPGGGTRVGERLSPHPISLYSDPAHAGIACTPFVVAHSSGREQSVFDNGLPLGRTEWISDGTLANLVQTRHSAELTGLAATPQIDNLVMEGPAGGRSLEEMVASTERGLLLTCLWYIREVDPQSLLLTGLTRDGVYLVENGEVVGEVNNFRFNESPVDLLGRLTEVGASLPTLPREWGDWFNRAVMPPVRVPDFNMSTVSQAS